AGAATACGATGAGCCATGACTTGACCCCTGGACTGTTCACCGGGCCGAAGTGGACGCGCGGCCTTCTGCAGCTCGCCTTGCCCGCGATGGTGCTGGTCGCGTGCGGAAGCCCGTCAGGAGAATCGACATCAGGGGGCGGCGACGCATCGACCGTGGCGTCGGCGTCGACCTCCTCGAGTGGCGGCGTCGATGCGACGGCGTCGGCCTCCTCGGGCGGCCATGGCGGTTCGGACGGCAACGGCGGCTCAGGCGGCAATGGCGGCTCGGGCGGCAATGGCGGCAACGGCGGCTCGGGCAGCAACGGCGGCTCGGGCGGCAATGGTGGCTCGGGCGGCAATGGTGGCTCGGGCGGCAACGGCGGCTCGGGCGGCAACGGCGGCTCGGGCGGTAACGGCGGCGACGATGCGTCGACTGTGGCCTCCTCGTCGGCCTCCTCGGGCAGCGGCGGCGCGTCGACGTCGACCGTGGCGTCCTCGTCGGCCTCCTCGAGCAGCGCCGGTGGCGCGGGCGGCGGCGATGCCTCGACGTCGGCCGTGGCCTCTTCGTCGGCCTCCTCGAGCAGCGCCGGCGGCGCGGGCGGCGGCGATGCCTCGACGTCGGCCGTGGCCTCCTCGTCGGCCTCCTCGAGCGGCGCCGGCGGCGCGGGTGGCGGCGATGCCTCGACGTCGGCCGTCACCTCCTCGTCGGCCTCCTCGAGCGGCGCCGGCGGCATGGGTGGCGGCGATGCCTCGACGTCGAGCGTGACCACCACCTCGAGCGCCACGAGCTCGACCACCTCGACCGGCACGGGCCCCCTCGCGAGGACGCCGGTGGAGCGGCACGGCCGCCTGAAGGTGATGGGCAACCGCGTCGTCGACGAGCACGGGGAAGAGCTCCAGCTCAAGGGCATGAGCATGTTCTGGAGCGTGTGGGAGGGCGAGAAGTTCTACAACGCGTCCGCCGTCGGCACGCTCGTGAACGACTGGGATGTGACCGTCATCCGCGCCGCGATGACCGCCAACACATCGGGGCTCGGCTACGTCAACAACCCGGACGCGGAGAAGCGGAAGGTCAAGGCGATCGTCGACGCCGCCATCGCGAGAGGCATTTACGTGCTCATCGACTGGCACGATCACGACGCGATCCGGAACAAGGAGGCCGCGAAGCGCTTTTTCCGGGAGATGGCGATCGAGTACGGCGATGAGCCCGCCGTGATCTTCGAGGTGTTCAACGAGCCCGACACCGAGACCTGGGAGCAGGTGAAGTCGTATGCCGAGGAGGTGATCCGGGAGATCCGCGGCGCTGGCTCCGACAACCTCGTGATCGTCGGGTCGCCGAACTGGTCGCAGGACGTGGACGTCGCCTCCAGGAACCCGATCACGAGCTACGACAACATCGCCTACACGCTCCACTTCTATGCCGCGACGCACAAGGATGCGCTGCGCACCAAGGCGAGGACCGCGCTGTCCGCGGGCCTCGCGCTGTTCGTCACCGAGTGGGGCACCTGCGCTTCCAGCGGCAACGGCGCGCTGGATCTCGCCGAGTCGCAGCGGTGGCTCGACTTCATGGCCAGCAACAGCATCAGCTGGCTCAACTGGTCCGTCGTCGATAAGGCCGAGTCCTGCGCCGCGCTCAGGCCCGGAGCGAGCGCCGGCGGCCCGTGGTCGGATGGCCAGCTGACCGAGTCGGGGCGGTGGGTGAAGCAGAAGATCCAGGCGCCTTGACGCGGGAGGCCGGCCGAGGGGCGCCGTCGAGGACGGGGGCGCTCCGCCCGGGTCGATCGCGCGGCGACACGTCGCCTCGGGCACGGACAGCGAAGCTCCCGCGGCGCGCTTCCCGTTCCTTCGAGGCCTCCTCGAAGACCAGAGTCTAGCCCTCTCGCCTTCGCCTCGATCACCAGGCGATCCGGGCTCGATCGGCTCACTCCTGCGCTTCCTCATCGACGACATTGCCCGAACTCGGTCGATGAGTCAGGGTTTCGGCGACGCACACGGCCGCGCCTGTTCGGCGCGGTGACGGCGCGATGAAGGGATATGTCCTGTCCCTTCATCCCACTTCATCCGGTCCTCGACAGAGGCCGTCTTCTCCCTCGAATCCCCCGCGCGAGCCGGTGCGCTCGCGACACGAGGAGACGCCCGGCCGAGGCGAGGCAGGACGAGACGTCGATGCGCGCCCTGGACACGCGCTGTCTTGCTGAAGATCGATGGCTTGAAGAGACTCGAACGATGCCGGGCGGAACCCCGTCGAGCGTCGGCGCTCACGACATCCGCTCATCGCAGGACGGACGAACATGCCGGCGACCCGCGGTGTCCCGCGAGGACGCTGGTGCGCGCCGCCTGTCATTCACTCGCGCAGCAGCGAAGGAGGCTTCCTCGTGATGGTTAGAGCTCGTTCTGAAGACCCGCGCACGGGCGGGATCGGGGCGTGGATCGTCAGCGTTCTGATGGGTCTATCGTCAACCGCCGGCTGCTTGCCCCAGGGACACGAGCTTCCGTGCTCGGGATGCGGAAGACCCGGACCGTCTTCGTCGCTCGGGGGCGGTGGGCCTTCGTCGCTCGGGGACGGCGGCTCCTCGTCGCTCGGGGGCGGCGGGTCTTCGTCGCTCGGGGACGGGGGGTCTTCGTCGCCGGTCGCGCCAGGGAGCGGTGACTCGCCGCCGTCGGATCCGCCGGACGACGGCGCGACGCCCGCGCCGGCCGCTCCGCCGCCGTCCCTCGGCTCGCTCCGAGGCGTCCCCATCCCCGAGCCGAGCGAGCTGTCCCGGTACGTCAAGAGCAGGGAGATGGCCGTCGCCCTCGGAAAGGCGCTGTTCTGGGACATGCAGGTCGGCAGCGACGGCGTGGCGTGCGCGACATGCCACT
The DNA window shown above is from Sorangium aterium and carries:
- a CDS encoding glycoside hydrolase family 5 protein, with protein sequence MSHDLTPGLFTGPKWTRGLLQLALPAMVLVACGSPSGESTSGGGDASTVASASTSSSGGVDATASASSGGHGGSDGNGGSGGNGGSGGNGGNGGSGSNGGSGGNGGSGGNGGSGGNGGSGGNGGSGGNGGDDASTVASSSASSGSGGASTSTVASSSASSSSAGGAGGGDASTSAVASSSASSSSAGGAGGGDASTSAVASSSASSSGAGGAGGGDASTSAVTSSSASSSGAGGMGGGDASTSSVTTTSSATSSTTSTGTGPLARTPVERHGRLKVMGNRVVDEHGEELQLKGMSMFWSVWEGEKFYNASAVGTLVNDWDVTVIRAAMTANTSGLGYVNNPDAEKRKVKAIVDAAIARGIYVLIDWHDHDAIRNKEAAKRFFREMAIEYGDEPAVIFEVFNEPDTETWEQVKSYAEEVIREIRGAGSDNLVIVGSPNWSQDVDVASRNPITSYDNIAYTLHFYAATHKDALRTKARTALSAGLALFVTEWGTCASSGNGALDLAESQRWLDFMASNSISWLNWSVVDKAESCAALRPGASAGGPWSDGQLTESGRWVKQKIQAP